In Stenotrophomonas sp. 610A2, one DNA window encodes the following:
- a CDS encoding LysR family transcriptional regulator: protein MNRLPDLEAWAIFAKVAEAGSFARAAEELQLSQATVSKAITRLETRIGTSLFHRTSRRMSLTAAGEAALERAARILDEGEAVEAEVADRSAALRGLIRLAAPMSFGVSRLAPLLPGFMQAHPDVELDIQLSDQMVDLVAERFDMALRISTLADSSLRARQLCQVRILLVGSPAYFEAHGRPTHPRDLAQHRGFQYSYTRSGNTWRFRHPRHGEFAQTVPRQLQANNAEIFDAALQAGLGLALQPEFLVWEQLRDGQLQTAMDDWKVEPLALSIITPPGLHRPARVQALIDYLAQRLEKEPWALR, encoded by the coding sequence ATGAACCGCCTGCCTGACCTGGAAGCCTGGGCCATCTTCGCCAAGGTTGCCGAAGCCGGCTCCTTCGCCCGCGCCGCCGAGGAGCTGCAGCTGTCGCAGGCTACCGTTTCCAAGGCCATCACCCGGCTGGAGACGCGTATCGGCACCAGCCTGTTCCACCGCACCTCGCGGCGCATGTCGCTGACCGCTGCCGGTGAAGCTGCGCTGGAGCGGGCAGCACGCATCCTCGACGAGGGCGAAGCGGTGGAGGCGGAAGTGGCCGATCGTTCAGCGGCGCTGCGCGGCCTGATCCGGCTGGCGGCACCGATGTCGTTCGGCGTGTCGCGGTTGGCGCCGTTGCTGCCTGGGTTCATGCAGGCGCATCCGGACGTGGAGCTGGATATCCAGCTCAGCGACCAGATGGTGGATCTGGTGGCCGAGCGCTTCGACATGGCGCTGCGCATCTCCACGCTGGCCGACTCCAGCCTGCGCGCGCGCCAGCTATGCCAGGTCCGCATCCTGCTGGTCGGGTCGCCTGCCTACTTCGAGGCACACGGGCGCCCCACCCACCCGCGCGATCTGGCCCAGCACCGCGGTTTCCAATACAGCTATACCCGCAGCGGCAACACCTGGCGCTTCCGCCACCCGCGGCACGGCGAGTTCGCACAGACCGTGCCGCGCCAGCTGCAGGCCAACAATGCCGAGATATTCGATGCCGCCCTGCAGGCAGGACTCGGGCTCGCCTTGCAGCCGGAGTTCCTGGTCTGGGAACAACTGCGTGATGGCCAGCTGCAGACCGCCATGGACGATTGGAAGGTGGAGCCACTGGCACTGAGCATCATCACCCCACCCGGCCTGCACCGGCCTGCACGTGTGCAGGCCTTGATCGACTATCTTGCGCAGCGTCTGGAGAAGGAGCCGTGGGCGCTGCGCTGA
- a CDS encoding pirin family protein, translating into MIERRPFASLGGANHGWLDAKHHFSFAEYQDSKRMNWGTMRVWNDDTIQPGTGFPPHPHAEMEIITYVREGAISHKDDQGNQGRTEAGDVQVMSAGTGIRHAEYNLEAGVTRIFQIWIFPDQRGGKPSWGSKPFPKGERSGRFITLASGMDGDDDALPIRANARVLGATLKAGESTEYHFTDADRYGYLVPNTGKVEVSGVLLEARDGAAISGETSIRITALEDSELVLVDTPALQ; encoded by the coding sequence ATGATTGAACGTCGCCCATTTGCCAGCCTCGGTGGAGCCAATCACGGCTGGCTCGATGCCAAGCACCACTTTTCCTTCGCCGAGTACCAGGACAGCAAGCGCATGAACTGGGGCACGATGCGGGTCTGGAATGACGACACCATCCAGCCTGGCACCGGCTTCCCGCCGCACCCGCATGCCGAGATGGAAATCATCACCTACGTCCGCGAAGGCGCCATCAGCCACAAGGACGACCAGGGCAACCAGGGCCGTACCGAAGCCGGCGATGTGCAGGTGATGAGTGCCGGCACCGGTATCCGCCACGCTGAGTACAACCTGGAAGCAGGCGTCACCAGGATCTTCCAGATCTGGATCTTCCCCGACCAGCGCGGTGGCAAGCCGTCCTGGGGCAGCAAGCCTTTCCCGAAGGGCGAGCGCTCGGGCCGCTTCATCACCCTGGCCAGTGGCATGGACGGTGACGACGATGCACTGCCGATCCGCGCCAACGCCCGCGTCCTGGGCGCCACGCTGAAGGCCGGCGAGAGCACCGAGTACCACTTCACCGATGCCGACCGTTACGGCTATTTGGTGCCGAACACCGGCAAGGTCGAAGTCAGCGGCGTGCTGCTGGAAGCCCGCGATGGTGCAGCCATCAGCGGCGAGACCAGCATCCGCATCACCGCGCTGGAAGACTCCGAGCTGGTGCTGGTGGACACCCCAGCACTGCAATAA
- a CDS encoding DUF2894 domain-containing protein, which translates to MMPVDSTALAQLQAWRESGADRFDPSRFELIASLAQRAQAYSGSAREQLDVRLSQLIDAYAQLVAGAELVVPAASSASESPMQALLQQLAADPLQYQLPLRATNTASDAVDSSDASDVSDTALMPALDEFQQLWSRIRIDSLLRQCLDSLPEDAGPLHSSVLTYRAMALMQEVSPEYLQHFIAYVDVLTWMEPVSGTDTVVEPTRAASKRKASRKKA; encoded by the coding sequence ATGATGCCGGTTGATTCAACAGCACTCGCCCAACTGCAGGCATGGCGCGAGAGTGGTGCTGATCGTTTCGATCCATCACGCTTCGAGCTGATCGCGTCGCTGGCACAGCGCGCGCAAGCTTACAGCGGCAGCGCGCGTGAGCAGTTGGATGTGCGGCTGTCGCAGTTGATCGATGCGTACGCGCAGCTTGTCGCTGGGGCCGAGCTTGTTGTGCCCGCTGCGAGCAGCGCAAGCGAAAGTCCAATGCAGGCACTGTTGCAGCAGTTGGCGGCGGATCCATTGCAGTACCAATTACCGTTGCGAGCAACCAACACCGCCAGCGACGCTGTCGATTCCTCTGATGCCAGTGACGTCAGCGACACCGCGCTGATGCCGGCGCTGGATGAATTCCAGCAGTTGTGGAGCCGCATCCGCATCGACAGCCTGCTGCGCCAATGCCTGGATTCGCTGCCCGAAGATGCTGGCCCGCTGCACTCCAGTGTGCTCACCTACCGTGCAATGGCATTGATGCAGGAAGTGTCACCGGAGTATCTGCAGCACTTCATCGCCTACGTGGATGTGCTCACCTGGATGGAGCCGGTCAGCGGCACCGACACCGTGGTCGAGCCGACCCGCGCCGCCAGCAAGCGCAAGGCCAGCCGCAAGAAGGCGTGA
- a CDS encoding OmpA family protein, translating into MSDEIEFDAESSATTWAAFGDLMSVLLGAFVLILASVIGIQLLLHNRLDEEVKQRQEQTAKLKTLEQALAAPLAAGRVTVINGRIGISGSVLFALNSDQLQPEGRELLQSIAAPLRDYLGAREEILMVSGFTDNQPVRVVHGRFADNLELSAARALTVTRTLIADGVPSQSVFAAAFGAEQPVSSNDDEAGRAKNRRVEIAPIPRPKQDGKADAAQ; encoded by the coding sequence ATGAGCGACGAAATCGAATTCGACGCCGAATCCAGCGCCACCACCTGGGCCGCGTTCGGCGACCTGATGTCGGTGCTGCTCGGCGCCTTCGTGCTGATCCTGGCCAGCGTGATCGGCATCCAGTTGCTGCTGCACAACCGTTTGGATGAGGAAGTGAAGCAGCGCCAGGAACAGACCGCCAAGCTGAAGACACTGGAACAGGCGCTGGCCGCGCCATTGGCAGCCGGCCGCGTCACCGTCATCAACGGCCGCATCGGCATCAGCGGCAGCGTGTTGTTCGCGCTCAACTCCGACCAGCTGCAGCCGGAAGGTCGCGAGCTGCTGCAGAGCATCGCAGCGCCGTTGCGGGACTACCTGGGTGCACGCGAGGAGATCCTGATGGTCAGCGGCTTCACCGACAATCAACCGGTGCGTGTGGTCCATGGCCGCTTCGCCGACAATCTGGAGCTGTCCGCGGCGCGCGCACTCACCGTCACCCGCACCCTGATCGCCGATGGTGTGCCGTCGCAGTCGGTGTTCGCCGCCGCCTTCGGCGCCGAGCAGCCGGTCAGCAGCAATGATGACGAGGCTGGACGGGCAAAGAATCGCCGCGTCGAGATCGCGCCGATCCCGCGTCCCAAGCAGGACGGCAAGGCCGACGCCGCGCAATGA
- a CDS encoding DUF802 domain-containing protein: MSRNLVAVVVFLVGLLAVCWIGIGYAGTHPLAAVVAAVIAACYLAGAVELFRYRQATGTLQQALPSIGEATDNLDGWLARLQPGLRGPVRLRVQGERVGLPAPALTPYLVGLLVLLGMLGTLLGMMATLRGTGLALESATDLDAIRSSLAAPVKGLGFAFGTSIAGVASSAALGLLSALLRRERAQAVQELDAGIASQLRTHSQSFQRGETFRLLQEQNALMPTLVERLQSMMSSLEQQHQANNERLQASQQEFHQRTEAAYTQLAASLQQSMQAGITQQANAVGAALQPVVDATMAGLADKSNALHASIDSAVHKQLEGINAAVQSAAATAGSSWNSALEQQQRSNSALTEQLQQALAQFGSNFEQRSNSLIDGVAARMEDNVVRTAEAWRDALAQQRSAHDELAQRNEQALLAASSAFEQHAQSLLSSLQQSHEQLQSAFAERDEQRLGQWSQSLSTMVSTLDSSWQRNGEAVAQRQQQICDSLAQTTQAMSEQQQAQARDTIAEISRLVQTASEAPRAAAEVVAELRQKLSDSMVRDTAMLEERGHLLSTLETLLGAVNHASTEQRSAVDALVSTSADLLERVGSRFSNQLESETSKLDHAAANVTASAVEMASLGDAFGSAVQLFGQSTAALGERLQLIESALDKSLARSDEQLAYYIAQAREVVDLSMLSQKQIIGELQQLAEARDNAGA, encoded by the coding sequence ATGTCCAGAAACCTCGTTGCAGTCGTTGTCTTCCTTGTTGGCCTGTTGGCCGTGTGCTGGATCGGCATCGGCTATGCCGGCACCCATCCGCTGGCTGCGGTGGTCGCCGCCGTCATCGCCGCCTGCTATCTGGCCGGCGCGGTGGAACTGTTCCGCTACCGCCAGGCCACCGGCACCTTACAGCAGGCCTTGCCATCCATCGGTGAAGCCACAGACAACCTCGACGGCTGGCTCGCCCGCCTGCAGCCGGGTCTGCGCGGCCCGGTACGCCTGCGCGTGCAGGGCGAACGCGTCGGCCTGCCCGCTCCTGCGTTGACCCCGTACCTGGTCGGCCTGCTGGTGTTGCTTGGCATGCTTGGCACCCTGCTCGGCATGATGGCGACCCTGCGCGGCACCGGCCTGGCGCTGGAAAGCGCCACCGATCTTGATGCCATCCGCAGCTCGCTGGCTGCACCGGTCAAGGGGCTTGGTTTTGCCTTCGGCACCTCCATCGCCGGTGTCGCCAGTTCGGCCGCACTCGGCCTGTTGTCGGCGCTGCTGCGCCGCGAACGCGCGCAGGCCGTGCAGGAACTGGATGCTGGTATTGCCAGCCAGCTGCGCACGCATTCGCAGAGTTTCCAGCGCGGCGAGACCTTCCGCCTGCTGCAGGAACAGAACGCGTTGATGCCAACCCTGGTCGAGCGCCTGCAATCCATGATGAGCAGCCTGGAACAGCAGCACCAGGCCAACAACGAACGCCTGCAGGCCAGCCAGCAGGAGTTCCACCAGCGCACCGAAGCGGCTTACACGCAGCTGGCGGCATCGCTGCAGCAATCGATGCAGGCCGGCATCACCCAGCAGGCCAATGCGGTGGGCGCTGCGCTGCAGCCGGTCGTCGACGCCACCATGGCCGGGCTTGCTGACAAGTCCAATGCGTTGCACGCCAGCATCGACAGCGCCGTGCACAAGCAACTGGAAGGCATCAACGCCGCCGTGCAGAGTGCGGCCGCAACTGCGGGCAGCAGCTGGAACAGCGCACTGGAGCAACAGCAGCGCAGCAACAGCGCGCTAACCGAACAGCTGCAGCAGGCACTTGCACAGTTCGGCAGCAACTTCGAACAGCGCTCCAACAGTCTGATCGACGGCGTCGCCGCGCGCATGGAAGACAACGTCGTCCGTACCGCCGAAGCGTGGCGCGATGCACTGGCGCAGCAGCGCAGCGCGCATGACGAACTGGCGCAGCGCAACGAGCAGGCCTTGCTCGCGGCTTCGTCTGCGTTTGAACAGCACGCGCAGTCGCTGCTGTCTTCGCTGCAGCAATCGCACGAACAACTGCAGAGCGCGTTCGCCGAACGCGACGAACAGCGCCTGGGCCAGTGGTCGCAGAGTCTGTCGACGATGGTCAGCACGCTGGACAGCAGCTGGCAGCGCAATGGCGAGGCTGTCGCACAGCGCCAGCAGCAGATCTGCGACAGCTTGGCGCAAACCACCCAGGCCATGAGCGAACAGCAGCAGGCGCAGGCCCGCGACACCATCGCCGAGATCTCGCGACTCGTCCAAACCGCCTCCGAAGCACCGCGCGCCGCTGCCGAAGTGGTGGCCGAGCTGCGCCAGAAGCTCTCCGACAGCATGGTCCGCGACACTGCCATGCTGGAAGAACGCGGCCATCTGCTGTCCACGCTGGAAACCCTGCTCGGCGCGGTCAACCACGCATCGACCGAGCAACGCAGCGCAGTCGACGCACTGGTCAGCACTTCAGCGGATCTGCTCGAACGCGTCGGCAGCCGCTTCAGCAACCAACTCGAAAGTGAGACCAGCAAGCTCGACCACGCCGCCGCCAACGTCACCGCCAGCGCGGTCGAAATGGCCAGCTTGGGCGATGCCTTCGGCAGTGCGGTGCAGCTGTTCGGCCAGTCCACTGCCGCCTTGGGCGAACGCCTGCAGCTGATCGAAAGCGCATTGGACAAGTCGCTGGCACGCAGCGATGAGCAGCTGGCCTACTACATCGCGCAGGCGCGCGAAGTGGTGGACCTGAGCATGCTCTCGCAGAAGCAGATCATCGGCGAACTGCAGCAGCTGGCCGAAGCCCGCGACAACGCCGGAGCCTGA
- a CDS encoding DUF3348 domain-containing protein, which yields MAKASERAPVLGPAFIRLLARFNDEGTSPAAPAVPERLAQWFDWNRAITLSKALDNLPPEAEPGAAYDPAQDAEYANVRTRLMEAIQADIDLSPPRNPAPADAELPPGFAPYRQHYLNQQRAMQTASGRLRGRLRDMLARQSVSKARLAEVDAVMEATLSPREHTLLSHVPALLGQHYQRLHDAAAHDPADAAASDPTAAPTGPWLATFRQDLRIALLAELDVRFHPIDGLLAALRTR from the coding sequence ATGGCGAAAGCATCCGAACGGGCGCCCGTTCTGGGCCCGGCGTTCATTCGCCTGCTGGCCCGCTTCAATGACGAGGGAACCTCCCCTGCGGCGCCTGCGGTGCCGGAGCGGCTGGCGCAGTGGTTCGACTGGAACCGTGCCATCACCCTGTCCAAGGCGCTGGACAACCTGCCGCCCGAGGCCGAACCCGGTGCTGCCTACGATCCGGCGCAGGATGCCGAATACGCCAATGTGCGAACCAGGCTGATGGAAGCCATCCAGGCCGACATCGACCTCAGCCCGCCACGCAATCCAGCGCCGGCCGATGCCGAGCTGCCGCCCGGCTTCGCCCCCTACCGCCAGCATTACCTGAACCAGCAACGTGCCATGCAGACCGCCAGCGGCCGCCTGCGCGGCCGCCTGCGTGACATGCTGGCCCGGCAGTCCGTGTCCAAGGCGCGCCTGGCCGAAGTCGACGCGGTGATGGAAGCCACCCTCAGCCCGCGCGAACACACCCTGCTTTCCCATGTGCCGGCCCTGCTGGGCCAGCACTACCAACGGCTGCATGACGCCGCCGCGCACGACCCCGCCGATGCAGCCGCATCGGATCCCACCGCGGCACCCACCGGCCCCTGGCTGGCCACGTTCCGGCAAGACCTGCGCATCGCGCTGCTGGCCGAACTGGATGTCCGCTTCCACCCCATCGATGGCCTGCTTGCAGCGCTACGCACCCGGTAA
- a CDS encoding TonB-dependent siderophore receptor yields the protein MSLPRISAGLRPALLSLAVVSALFPLAAIAAEAEAAADAQTLDAVRVNAYRTTGHTSGATKTDTAIAETAQSVSVIAREELDARGVQNLNEAMRYVAGVSLESSGIDNRVDDFRIRGFDAGSWANNVTIDGMRAPQGSQWNRSMVDSWNLDRVEVLKGPSAVMYGQVAPGGMVNQVSKTPVPDQQQVLRLGIDGNGQYSSAFDVGTGTDDNRHLLRLVGLYRDGQTQIDRTEQQHWFLAPSYTFQIAERTRLTLLGLYQKDDGGSTYQFLPMAGTLRPTAYGYMKNTTFIGEPNWNTFDRTIWTAGYLFEHSFNNNWTLSQSARHTNVESVFRSVVTNGALNADGRTQKRRATWGEGDSKGETVDTRLTGKFSTGVAEHTVLFGVDWQKADWTGARGAMTNPADIDIFNPVYTNYVPVTTSISYSGGINRQTGVYLQDQIAIDKWRLTFGGRHDWTKDDTWTQAYTVATNTYRPVVPTKVKDKAFTGNAGVLYVADNGLTPYLSYAESFQPAGTNANMSYTQTPFDPVTGKQWEAGLKYQPASFDGLLTLSAYDLRQQNIVTNDPIKSHNTCGAAGNADCQVQDGEGRVRGVELEGRVTPLEGFSVIGAASWMDSEVTRSNNGYTGKQLAMVPDWTAALWADYTFLAGGLEGLSLAAGVRYNGRSYGDSANLYLIPSYTLWDAAIRYDAGQHGAVGTQFALNLSNLADKRFVSTCTGESSCYYGTGRTVTATARFSW from the coding sequence GTGTCCCTCCCCCGTATTTCTGCCGGCCTCCGCCCGGCCTTGTTGTCCCTTGCCGTTGTCTCGGCCCTGTTCCCGCTTGCTGCAATCGCCGCCGAAGCCGAAGCGGCTGCCGACGCGCAGACCCTGGATGCGGTGCGGGTCAATGCCTACCGCACCACCGGCCACACTTCCGGCGCGACCAAGACCGATACCGCCATCGCCGAAACCGCACAGTCGGTCTCGGTGATCGCGCGCGAGGAACTGGATGCGCGCGGCGTGCAGAACCTCAACGAGGCAATGCGTTACGTGGCCGGCGTCTCGCTGGAAAGCAGCGGCATCGACAACCGTGTCGATGACTTCCGCATCCGCGGCTTCGACGCCGGCAGCTGGGCCAACAACGTCACCATCGATGGCATGCGCGCGCCGCAGGGCAGCCAGTGGAACCGCAGCATGGTCGACAGCTGGAACCTGGACCGGGTGGAGGTGCTCAAGGGCCCGTCCGCAGTGATGTACGGGCAGGTGGCTCCGGGCGGCATGGTCAACCAGGTCAGCAAGACGCCGGTGCCGGACCAGCAGCAGGTGCTGCGCCTGGGCATCGATGGCAACGGCCAGTACAGCAGTGCCTTCGACGTCGGCACCGGAACGGATGACAACCGCCACCTGCTGCGCCTGGTCGGCCTGTACCGCGACGGCCAGACCCAGATCGACCGCACCGAGCAGCAGCACTGGTTCCTGGCGCCCAGCTATACCTTCCAGATCGCCGAACGCACGCGCCTGACCCTGCTCGGCCTGTACCAGAAGGACGACGGTGGCTCGACCTACCAGTTCCTGCCGATGGCCGGCACGCTGCGCCCCACCGCCTACGGCTACATGAAGAACACCACCTTCATCGGCGAGCCCAACTGGAACACCTTCGACCGCACCATCTGGACTGCCGGTTACCTGTTCGAACACAGCTTCAACAACAACTGGACCTTGAGCCAGAGTGCGCGCCATACCAACGTCGAATCGGTGTTCCGCTCGGTGGTGACCAATGGTGCCCTCAACGCCGATGGCCGCACCCAGAAGCGGCGCGCGACCTGGGGCGAAGGCGACTCCAAGGGTGAGACGGTCGACACCCGCCTGACTGGCAAATTCAGCACCGGCGTCGCCGAGCACACCGTGCTGTTCGGCGTGGACTGGCAGAAAGCCGACTGGACCGGCGCGCGTGGCGCGATGACCAATCCGGCCGATATCGACATCTTCAATCCGGTCTATACCAACTACGTTCCGGTCACCACCAGCATCAGTTACAGCGGCGGCATCAACCGCCAGACCGGCGTCTACCTGCAGGACCAGATCGCCATCGACAAGTGGCGCCTGACCTTCGGCGGCCGCCACGACTGGACCAAGGACGACACCTGGACCCAGGCGTATACGGTGGCCACCAACACCTATCGCCCGGTGGTGCCGACCAAGGTCAAGGACAAGGCATTCACCGGCAATGCCGGCGTGCTGTACGTGGCCGACAACGGCCTGACGCCCTACCTGAGCTATGCCGAGTCGTTCCAGCCGGCCGGTACCAATGCCAACATGAGCTACACGCAGACGCCGTTCGACCCGGTGACCGGCAAGCAGTGGGAGGCCGGCCTGAAGTACCAGCCGGCCTCGTTCGATGGCCTGCTGACCTTGTCGGCCTACGACCTGCGCCAGCAGAACATCGTCACCAACGATCCGATCAAATCGCACAACACCTGCGGCGCCGCAGGCAACGCCGATTGCCAGGTGCAGGACGGCGAGGGCCGCGTGCGCGGCGTCGAGCTTGAAGGGCGCGTCACTCCGCTGGAAGGCTTCAGCGTGATTGGTGCGGCCAGCTGGATGGATTCGGAAGTCACCCGCAGCAACAACGGCTATACCGGCAAGCAGCTGGCGATGGTGCCGGACTGGACGGCGGCACTGTGGGCCGATTACACCTTCCTCGCTGGCGGCCTGGAAGGCCTGAGCCTTGCCGCCGGCGTGCGTTACAACGGCCGCAGCTACGGCGACAGCGCCAACCTCTACCTGATTCCGTCCTACACCTTGTGGGATGCCGCCATCCGCTATGACGCCGGCCAGCACGGCGCCGTCGGCACGCAGTTCGCGCTCAACCTGAGCAACCTCGCCGACAAGCGCTTCGTCTCCACCTGCACTGGCGAGTCGTCCTGCTATTACGGCACCGGCCGTACCGTCACTGCTACCGCACGTTTCAGTTGGTGA
- a CDS encoding PepSY-associated TM helix domain-containing protein produces MKIRSDIIKVYKDVHIWIGIVSGLMLFIAFYAGSVTMFEKPLERWATPPSTLSAAPSLQEADALVAAVLAEHPKAASRYFVSVRPHADQPARVYWQERAPGQGRRQFTEYGASFAADGSLQVAQTRKAPVAQLVDTLHQLVGLPFPDKIARPIMGAVAMAYAVALVSGLIVLLITLSKDVFALRIGKNIKRMWLDAHNALGLFSLPFHIVIALTSVVFAFHDQFYDAQGAVVYPQGIEWNEEHAEAPGGAAVLPAAELLRRVELQLPGFEVQSFGFQSKGGHVEATVTGLDIRHGTRARVYASTHLDPYSGEVDAHDLPGHMDGWNGAVNAFFALHFGSFGGNPVRWLYLLMGLAGAALFYTGNLLWVESRRRKRKGAETPVQKRSARVLACLTVGVSLGCVAGISASIAATKWLPSLVTDLKAWHTGIYYVVFLAAIGWAYLRGAPRAAVELLWLSALCTLAIPLSSVAGVLGLGGSWYHAGSWPVDLTALLSVPVMLYIAHRSQLRMQQGHTDSVWSQGSAEPCSADAVPGTPL; encoded by the coding sequence ATGAAGATCCGTAGCGACATCATCAAGGTCTACAAGGATGTGCACATCTGGATCGGCATCGTCAGCGGGTTGATGCTGTTCATCGCCTTCTATGCCGGTTCGGTCACCATGTTCGAGAAGCCGCTGGAGCGCTGGGCGACGCCGCCTTCAACGCTGTCGGCGGCACCGTCGTTGCAAGAGGCCGACGCGCTGGTGGCCGCAGTGCTGGCCGAACACCCCAAGGCCGCATCGCGTTACTTCGTGTCGGTGCGTCCGCACGCCGATCAACCGGCGCGGGTGTACTGGCAGGAGCGTGCACCCGGCCAGGGCCGTCGCCAGTTCACCGAGTATGGCGCCAGCTTCGCCGCCGACGGCAGCCTGCAGGTCGCACAGACACGCAAGGCACCGGTGGCGCAGTTGGTGGACACATTGCACCAGCTGGTTGGCCTGCCATTCCCGGACAAGATCGCGCGGCCGATCATGGGCGCGGTGGCGATGGCGTATGCGGTCGCCCTGGTATCGGGCCTGATCGTGCTGCTGATCACCTTGAGCAAGGACGTGTTCGCGCTGCGCATCGGCAAGAACATCAAGCGCATGTGGCTGGATGCACACAACGCCCTGGGGCTGTTCAGTCTGCCGTTCCACATCGTCATCGCGCTGACCAGCGTGGTGTTCGCTTTCCACGACCAGTTCTACGATGCACAGGGAGCGGTGGTGTATCCGCAAGGCATCGAGTGGAACGAGGAGCACGCAGAAGCGCCCGGAGGGGCCGCAGTGCTGCCGGCCGCTGAGCTGCTGCGTCGGGTCGAACTGCAGTTGCCCGGCTTCGAGGTGCAGAGCTTCGGCTTCCAGAGCAAGGGCGGTCATGTCGAAGCAACAGTGACCGGACTGGATATCCGCCATGGCACGCGTGCCCGCGTATACGCGAGCACCCATCTGGATCCGTATAGCGGTGAGGTGGATGCGCATGACCTGCCGGGTCATATGGATGGCTGGAACGGCGCGGTCAATGCGTTCTTCGCGCTGCATTTCGGCAGTTTTGGTGGCAACCCGGTGCGTTGGTTGTACCTGCTGATGGGCCTGGCTGGCGCGGCGCTGTTCTACACCGGCAACCTGCTATGGGTGGAATCGCGGCGACGCAAGCGCAAGGGCGCGGAAACGCCGGTGCAGAAGCGTTCGGCCCGGGTGTTGGCCTGCCTGACGGTAGGTGTGTCGCTGGGTTGCGTGGCCGGCATATCCGCCAGCATCGCCGCGACCAAATGGCTGCCGTCGCTGGTCACCGATCTGAAGGCCTGGCACACCGGCATCTATTACGTCGTATTCCTGGCCGCCATCGGCTGGGCCTACCTGCGCGGTGCGCCGCGCGCTGCGGTGGAGCTGCTGTGGTTGAGCGCGCTGTGTACGTTGGCGATTCCGCTGTCGAGTGTTGCCGGAGTTCTGGGGCTGGGTGGCAGCTGGTACCACGCAGGCAGCTGGCCGGTCGACCTGACCGCGCTGCTGTCAGTGCCGGTGATGCTGTACATCGCGCATCGCAGCCAGCTGCGCATGCAGCAGGGCCATACCGACAGCGTCTGGTCGCAAGGTAGTGCCGAGCCATGCTCGGCAGATGCCGTGCCGGGCACGCCTTTGTAG
- a CDS encoding metal/formaldehyde-sensitive transcriptional repressor, with protein sequence MAHIQRDKKKLLTRVRRIAGQVAALEQALESGDDCDAVLVQIAAAKGAMHGLMLEVMAGHLSDHVVAEKDPAKRAQEAEVLLELMKRHAK encoded by the coding sequence ATGGCTCATATCCAACGCGACAAGAAAAAGCTGCTGACCCGGGTGCGCCGCATCGCCGGCCAGGTGGCGGCACTGGAGCAGGCACTGGAAAGCGGCGACGACTGCGACGCCGTGCTGGTGCAGATAGCCGCCGCCAAGGGCGCGATGCACGGGCTGATGCTGGAAGTGATGGCCGGCCACCTCAGCGACCATGTCGTCGCGGAAAAGGATCCGGCCAAACGCGCGCAGGAAGCCGAGGTACTGCTCGAGCTGATGAAGCGCCACGCAAAGTGA